Proteins from a single region of Candidatus Bathyarchaeota archaeon:
- a CDS encoding type 2 isopentenyl-diphosphate Delta-isomerase — MSSETSRRKDDHIRICSEKPVEARNVEPGFGDDHLVHRCLPEVNPDELDLSTEFLGFEFKAPIVISAMTGGTPKAAEINANLARAAEEHGIGMCLGSGRAFLEEPTLEYSFKVARENAPNIFISANIGFQELFRYSWSSLRRLVESLKADALTVHLNPLQELLQYEEEPRFRGILDRLKRLVEDSDVPVIVKETGSGISMEDAGLLSSIGVDAIEVAGAGGTSWASVEYYRNIEAGEAEKARLAETFWDWGIPTVSSIIEVRSITDVPLIASGGVRSGLDVAKALVLGADLAGLALPLLKPAMESWRSVSAVIGRICEELRLTMVLTGSKTISELKEKPYILTGFTRDWVKSRGLKVRCKI; from the coding sequence ATGAGTTCTGAGACCAGTAGGAGAAAGGACGACCACATAAGAATATGCTCGGAGAAGCCGGTCGAGGCTAGAAACGTCGAGCCTGGCTTCGGGGATGACCATCTAGTCCATAGGTGTTTACCTGAGGTCAACCCCGACGAGTTGGACCTATCCACGGAGTTCTTAGGCTTCGAGTTTAAGGCTCCCATAGTGATCTCCGCCATGACCGGTGGGACTCCTAAGGCGGCTGAGATAAACGCTAACCTCGCTAGGGCTGCGGAGGAGCATGGTATAGGTATGTGCCTAGGCAGCGGTAGGGCTTTCCTCGAGGAGCCTACGTTGGAGTACTCGTTTAAAGTAGCTAGGGAGAACGCCCCTAATATATTCATCTCCGCGAACATCGGTTTCCAGGAGCTCTTCAGATATTCTTGGAGTAGCCTGAGACGGCTCGTCGAATCTCTCAAGGCAGATGCGTTAACCGTCCACCTAAATCCATTACAGGAGCTTCTTCAGTACGAGGAGGAGCCTAGGTTTCGAGGGATTCTAGACAGGCTGAAGAGGCTTGTCGAGGATAGCGATGTCCCGGTTATAGTTAAGGAGACGGGTTCAGGGATATCAATGGAGGACGCTGGGTTATTATCGTCTATAGGAGTAGATGCCATAGAGGTCGCTGGGGCAGGTGGGACGAGCTGGGCTAGCGTAGAGTATTACCGGAACATAGAGGCTGGAGAGGCGGAGAAGGCTAGGTTGGCTGAAACCTTCTGGGACTGGGGTATACCGACCGTGTCGTCGATAATCGAGGTCAGGTCTATCACAGATGTTCCTCTGATAGCTTCCGGTGGTGTTAGGAGCGGCTTAGACGTCGCTAAGGCCCTTGTACTCGGCGCCGACCTAGCCGGTCTAGCGCTTCCGCTTCTGAAGCCGGCTATGGAGAGCTGGAGAAGCGTCTCGGCTGTTATAGGGAGGATCTGCGAAGAACTTAGGCTAACCATGGTCTTAACGGGCTCTAAGACTATATCTGAGCTTAAAGAAAAACCATATATCCTAACAGGGTTTACCAGAGACTGGGTTAAATCCAGAGGGTTGAAGGTTAGGTGTAAGATTTGA